Proteins encoded together in one Streptomyces sp. NBC_01216 window:
- a CDS encoding GNAT family N-acetyltransferase gives MSFLIRTIRADEWEKAREIRLAALRDPVAPIAFLDTYEAAAGRPEAHWRERTEDASENGAHVRQFVGETPDCGWAGTITVLVERPADDVRFGEAAKAAQTHIVGVYVRPAARGSGLIEELFRAGVEWSWSLPDPVIERVRLYVHQENARAAAFYRRFGFTATGARVAVPGDDTAQELEYELRRP, from the coding sequence ATGAGCTTCCTGATTCGGACCATCCGTGCCGACGAGTGGGAGAAGGCCCGTGAGATCCGGCTGGCCGCGCTGCGGGACCCGGTGGCACCGATCGCCTTCCTCGACACCTACGAGGCCGCGGCCGGCCGGCCCGAGGCCCACTGGCGCGAGCGGACGGAGGACGCGTCCGAAAACGGCGCCCACGTCCGCCAGTTCGTCGGCGAGACGCCCGACTGCGGCTGGGCGGGCACGATCACGGTACTGGTCGAACGCCCCGCCGACGACGTGCGTTTCGGTGAGGCGGCCAAGGCGGCGCAGACCCACATCGTGGGCGTCTACGTGCGGCCCGCGGCGCGCGGGAGCGGGCTGATCGAAGAACTCTTCCGGGCGGGGGTCGAGTGGTCCTGGTCGCTGCCGGATCCGGTGATCGAGCGGGTGCGGCTCTACGTACACCAGGAGAACGCACGGGCGGCGGCCTTCTACCGGCGGTTCGGATTCACGGCCACCGGAGCACGGGTCGCGGTGCCGGGCGACGACACAGCACAGGAGCTGGAGTACGAACTGCGCCGCCCCTGA